From one Octopus bimaculoides isolate UCB-OBI-ISO-001 chromosome 1, ASM119413v2, whole genome shotgun sequence genomic stretch:
- the LOC106875831 gene encoding uncharacterized protein LOC106875831, with protein sequence MFGHRYNGRMEPMHMMSMDFHGRYMDSYGRMVDPRSYGFYGRYHDQDRYYGRSMYNNHNSHDFDRFHRFDYFMNFPDMFMDMSGYQMDMYGRWMDMHGHYSSPYSYYSQGRRYHNYYDMFYDMSHYQMDFDGNWMDMYNHYSHPFFGYDHYHRGSHYYNHYPYHNYSWGHRFYDYPERFFDMSHYEMDFNGRWMNMHRF encoded by the exons ATGTTCGGGCACAGGTACAACGGTAGAATGGAACCAATGCACATGATGTCAATGGACTTCCATGGCAGATACATGGATTCTTATGGAAGAATGGTTGATCCCAGATCCTATGGCTTCTATGGCAGATATCATGACCAAGATAGGTACTATGGTAGATCTATGTACAACAATCACAATTCCCATGATTTCGATAGGTTCCATAGATTTGATTATTTCATGAATTTCCCAGATATGTTTATGGATATGTCCGGTTATCAGATGGACATGTATGGAAGGTGGATGGACATGCACGGACACTACTCTAGCCCCTACTCCTA TTACAGTCAGGGACGTAGGTACCACAACTATTACGACATGTTCTATGATATGTCCCATTACCAAATGGATTTCGATGGTAACTGGATGGACATGTACAATCATTACTCCCATCCTTTCTTTGGTTATGACCATTACCACAGAGGGAGCCATTACTATAACCATTATCCCTACCATAACTACAGCTGGGGACATAGGTTCTACGACTACCCAGAAAGATTCTTTGATATGTCTCACTATGAGATGGACTTCAATGGGCGCTGGATGAACATGCAcagattttaa